In Episyrphus balteatus chromosome 4, idEpiBalt1.1, whole genome shotgun sequence, the sequence CCGTTGAAATTGAAACGGCAGTTATGATTTGAATTTTCAGAGataaaaaatgtagtttttcgttgaattttatgatttaaaaacaaaaactagtgCTGATCTTACATTTCCTTTCGTCAGCAATTATTCCAGAACCTACAAGCAGATATTcaattctttaaacaaaaaataaaaataaagctgCACATTTTTAGATcgatttatttatgtataatatttttttttattattattattttcgattTAACATTCATTAAtacatattataatttttcataataaaacaatagttattcgtttttttttttttgtatgtttatttatagttttttttttgttatttattatccGTTAATAATTctatgttttaaatttaaaatacgcaaaaatatttgctattatttatatttcgtgtttgtttgtgtttttttttattgatttttataatgttttttttttatatataatatacagggtgtcccaaaagtaatggatcaaacgaaatatgctgataggccaactttagggctctcagaatttagtaacttgttcatcccaaatccttacggttttcaatttaatgcagtttttgtgaattatcgaaaaatctcgactttgcaacagtattttgcttcctccggtcataattgagttttgttttttacaattctttcactaaaacattggctaataagaataaataattatttaatcaaaatattttttatttcatacgccattttgctgcaaattaattaacagttccatgttttataaaaactcaattacttaattttttttcagagcaacacactgcaaaaaatttgtatggtgtgacacaggttaattattttaaaaacttgccgtgttattgcacttttcaaaaatgtataaaagtttccaaacttgaagttagaacaaaagatattacaattttaatgcaacaaaacaggccttttcagagaaaaataacaaagaaaaataaacacatttcctcgactgttgtttgtttatttctttttgaataaaagcctcgatttttgtttgttattttgctctggaaactcctgtttttttgcattaaaattgtaatatctttcgttctaatttgaactttggaaatttttatacatttttgaaaagtgcaataacacggcaagtttttaaaataataaaccagtatcacaccatacaattttttttcgggatgtttctctcaaataaaagtaagaaattgagtttttataaaacatggaactgttacataatttgcagcaaaatggcgtatgaaataaaaaatattttgattaaataattatttcttattattaggcaatgatttagtgaaagaattgtaaaaaacaaaaatcaattatgaccggaggaagcaaaatactgttgcaaagtcgagatttttcgataattcacaaaaactgcattaaattgaaaaccgtaaggttttgggatgaacaagttaccaaattctgagagccctaaagttggcctatctgcatatttcgtttgatccattacttttgggacaccctgtatatgtatgtaatttgTAATAGAAAATGAACAAATAATGGCTGCACATTAAGAGtgtataaaaaatagtttttttttattattatttatttctatatattttttcttactttctcTTAtttaaaagctattttttttttaattatttattttaacaatttaaataaaaaacttttaagaaaaCTTTGAAAAGAAACTCAGCAATGTTTCAAACGATTGGGTTGGAAGAAAATCTGTCTTCTTCTGaaattacttcatttttcttaaattttgagaatttgattaattaaaagaaagaaaattaataaaagtttgTATTATCTCTGCAGGTTTGTCCATAAACACTAACCCAGTCAGAAAACACACATTTGAATTTGTTGTGCGGAGTTTTTCAAGGACGTCTTTTTAAGAGTGACTGGATCGCAAAGTTTTACGCACGATACAAAGTGACTTAAAACGCAGCCCTAGTCGACTTAAGAAAAGCCGCATGAGGAGTACAGCGATCGATGAATTGTTGATATTCTCTTTCTTACAAATATAAATAGCAAAACAACATGATATGAGTGGTTTTCGATCGGGTTATTGTCTTTGGACCCcatgaatataaaataaaatatagttAGACAAGACTACATATAAAATATTGGTAAGTGTGTATTTTGTGTTTACaagtaaaaagaaatttaataaaagaaggCTTAGTTTTTAATTTGCTCCTTACTGCgactaaattaaattttaaagttgagtttcccaactataaaatttaacgAAGTGTTAGCCTTAaacctgactattaaattggtttaAGGTATGGTGAAATATGtagattacactggtcggcaacgaaaatagaacTTGAACCAAAACCtttttttctaaaggatttttgtttgctgagtccgaatctgaagtcaaaattttactggcgcgtcacgtttttgaaatacttgagtataaacaggtcaaaaacgcgtttttgagtACATTTGatgtcgaattacatcaccgttaaatattttttttgcaaaactacttatgcaatctcaaaacgccatattaaaaCGTCCTAAAgtatttactttttcaaaattattttttttttttttgaattaaaaagtcaattaaaatcaccaaacaaagttcttgctcccgactttttttttgtttttgccgaCCAGTATTATTGGTAACCCCTGTAGTGTCAAGAGAAAACTAACCACGGAGCTAGAATTTTCCAGGAAGGAAATTTAAGTACTTGGaaattggaaaaatttaaatgaatttaaggttaaagattttttgtttaaaaattttgcgtTAAATATGTAAcgtattgaaaatatttctaaCTGCCGGATTATAAATCTCAAGTtctgaatgaaaaatttaataagatgTGTAAAACAAGCTAGGGAGATTTTTCTTGACTAATTTTTCAGTAAAATTGTCTgaattggaaatatttttttgacaactttttgataacttttaattttttaacattccCAAACCTACTCAATGCCTCGTCCCTTTTCTAAGATTCTTGAAATTCAACATAATTAGGTTGACTTCTTTATAggtacataaaaataataaattcttttttgtttatttttcttcatgTAATGGCATTGATGAAAGAGAATAAATCGAAGCTATAAAATACAAAccataaagaataaaaaaataaaataataaaaacatacaacaataacaaattaaaactcaaagttattaaaaaaaaaaaatagaaagaaagaaagaaattaatctatctcattttaaaaaagtagacTGAACTCAATCGTTGTTTTGAACATTGATCGGGTCTTGCCTTgcaatactttatttttaattgtttaacattaaatttaaagatttcTATAAGTCGCTAACATCTAGACATTTATCAGTCagaggttttttgtttttttttttttgtttattattgtgTTTATACAACAGGGACACAAaggttaaaaaaatgaaaatattatgtATAAATTGTGTATTATGGTGaaaaatttaacaacaaaaaggaaatgtaaatatatataaaaaataaaaaaacaaatctaaaacCGAGAATTCTTTTtatgtaaacttttttttttttgcgtaacaacattatttttttttatttcttctcttTTATAGTAGCgcgttaaataataatttttttgcgtttaaaatgacaaaaacaaacaacacactatatttttttgtaatttgttatatcttttttctgggtataatttaaaatggtttttttttttcttttaattttcttacatACGACTATTGTTTAATATtgcaacacgatttttttttttttgctttgtaaaattattttttttttgttttcattcattcataaaaaaacaactGCAAGATTCTTATGAACTTCAtaaattattttgcaaaaacgataataattttgtttcgtAATGCTTACTTGACTCGAGGTTTCTTAATGAATGTCGTTCATTTGGATAAACTTGCAATTGATGGGGTTTGTTGGCTTTAACGAGAGCGGTTATAAGTTGAGACGTGTGGTAAAAGTGTACATTTTCATCGATTAAACCATGAATGATGAGCAAACGGTTGTCTctgtaaaaaagtttaaaacaaataaatttgagattttaaatCTAAGGGATAAAAAGagagtaaaagttaaaaataaaaaccattaaaaatgtctcatgaaaatgaagaaaaaaataaaaaacagaatttcgtGTGATGAATTGAACAATAATTTTTGCGGAGGAAATGCGCAACCAGGAACCAGGAAAAAGCTTCAAAGAACAACTTACTCATCAGGAAATGAATGGACATAATTCAGCACCGATCCCATGGTATAACCGTGTTGATTATTTTGCGGAAGATCCATATAACGTTCCGTATAACCAGTATCATAGAATTCCCAATTAGTTACTGGAGCACCAGCAATAGCAACTTTAAAAATCTCTGGAAACTGAGCTAGACCCATTAAGCTTAGGTAACCGCCTGAAAAAAACAAGGTTATTCAATACAGTGAGCTAATTcatatttaattataattgcaACTATACCATATGACCAGCCATGAATAGCAACACGATTCATATCGATATATCCTAGTTGTTCCGCCAAAATTCTTAGTCCATAAACTTGATCTTTCAATTCCACTGTTCCCATACGACAGCGTATATGACTTTCAAATTTAATGCCACGGTGTCTCGAACCTCTTGAATCGATGCAGATAACACAGTAGCCTTGCGCTGCAAGCATATGCATTCGAAGTTGTCTCATTCcctaggaaataaaaaaaaaaaaaaacaataaaaaacaaaataaacactAAAATTAAACTTACCTTAAAAGTATTATTAACAGTTTGAACCTCTGGGCCACCGTAAACATTCAAAACTGTAGGATACTTAACACCCAGTTGAAAATTGTGTGGCTTAAAGACCATAGCATACACAACATCACCAGACGGAAGCTTTGGCCGATAAATTTGTGGACAATACTGTGCTTCGGGTTGGCCGCCCTCATGCAAATAGCCCATTGGTATAAGTTGAATTCCATTAACACCACCACTCTGGCAGGTTTGTGACACTTTGACCACTTTACATGATGGAAGACGTTGAATATTACAATAAACTTGCATCATTAGTTTACATTCCTAAATCGGAGGGGAAAGAATCGATACCTTTCTAtcaatttgtaataaaatattgtttaccTCATCAAATTCAATTTGATAGGAATAACCAGGTTCGGTGAGTAAACGAATATGTTCGGGTCTCTGTAGACTAACTACATACAAGTGTTTTTCTAGTGGAGTTTCTCTTAATCCTAGAAAATAAACCAACTGTTGAGCTTTATCCACCCACAGGTTTCGTCCAAGAACTTCCCAATCACCAGAAGTAATAGCCACCTACAATATGGAGgttgtttttgtgtgtttaaGTGAATAATGTAGTTATAGCTTTGAGACTtactttattaattaaaatgggAATTAATGTTGAAGCATTGTGACTTtctaaattttcattttgcattgcattgtccTTGCAGCCATTAACTGCCGTCGTCCCACTTATACTCGAGGTAATTAAATAGAGATGCCTGAAGCCAGTCTCTTCCGATGCCCAAAGAAATGTGACTGTGGTATCGGTTATTTCAAGAAAATACAACAGATCATGCACATTTATCCAGGTGTCGGTTTGTTGAGAGTAGAGTATCtagaagagagaaaaaaaaattaaaaaaatagacctTAATCATTCAAagttatgtacatatataatttcatatattttaagaaACAGATTGATAGAtagatagttttattcatttttcttgtataaaatagAGTTTTTACATTTGCGACTTCTAAATTGAGTTATGACTACTCGGATCTTAGCATACAAAGAAGTAGCGAGAATTGAATTCATGAATACTGAATGCTTTGATCTGGTAAATGTAGCAAAAGGCCAGATTAAGTAttaatcgtttttgaaaaacgaaagcaATAAGCTATAATAGCTGAGttttttggcattgctatccgtatccacagttggcgtttacatgcattacaaTAAAAGCACTCAGCTGCCGACAGGAgttttcctttctcttggtacgtgcatatacatttttgttcaatgtttatatttgggaaatcctactgTGGATAGATTTGCGAATAAAAGACGCCTAATGTTATTTAAGTTTCAAAGATATACACGGATCGTCTACCTTAATTGCAGTAAAGGTATATTAAGTTAATGGCAGTTTCGGAAAACCATGGTAATAAAAAGAATAGTTTAAAAAACGCATTATAATATCATTACTTTTAGGTTAATCCAAAGTAGTCGTAGGTTTTATGATCACTCGGTTTCACCCGTGAGACTTACTTTTGTAAAGCATATTTTAAACTGTAAGTTGGAAGATAGATGTCGGGGGTAAATGCTGAATGGATACGTAAAGAGCTTGGTTTTTTACTTGATTTCCAACAATCTCGAAACAACATCCATGAAATTAAAAAGCCTGCACTATCTCTTAAATATAATGAAATTCATTGCTTTTGATTCAAGCTTTAATGCCGCTAGACTGCCGATTCCTGAGGGTCTATTATGTAATACGAAACAAGTAATACGAAGCAAGTAAACTATAGCCACTACAAAAACGATTATATAAAACGAGAAAGTCGTTTGGCcaaaataaatcgaaaaacaattttttttgaggcGCCCAACCATCCTACCGGCAAACGTAAAAATATTATGACAGCTGAACGAAAACGAAAGTCAAACGATAGGAAATGCCAGTcgtaaaataaaaccattatCGTTAAACGTAATCGCGTTTGAACGATAACGAAGTAAtttcaacgataatcgttttacaaaatagttGATACCAACTTGTGTActaactataaaaaaattagccGTAAATCTTTTCACGACTTTCCTCAATTTAAGAACTTGAACGGTTCATACGCCACATGGTCGTTTTCAGCATTAGAGCCAAGATCGAAGCTTATATGGAAGTGATGTCGAAGTGGTGCCTTTTCAGAAACTCgtacttctttttttcacttcagaatTTTCCGATGTAGTAGCTTATATCAAGCTACGATGTACAATCAGAtgctcatcataagtgcatgtgttagtggttagtaaatAGCACATGCACCAAAAAGTATATACTACGGTACAATTAatgtaaaaaagaaatttgtatcTCGCAGTTTTTATATAATATGAGTTTCCATTTGGTCACTTAGTAGATGTTTAACGTTATAACTtggcaaatttttgttttgaactcctttattttagtttaaaacaacgcagtttttttttttatttttatattttcattctcTTTTATCTGGGTCTTTTGTCTCAGCCGTCTCATACGGctgtataaataaatacaaaatatgaaaGTATGTCAACAAGAGATTTAATCTCCAGCCCAAATGTTACTTTAATCAACTCTTCAATTAcctatcattaaaaaattaacaaatataaacaaaattataatgaaaaaaatattgaagcAATTGTCTTACCTGAAGGGGACTTATCGACCTACTATATGAACTTTTCCAACTATGATCTGCTGATCCGGATGGCGAAGAGGCGGTACTGCTATATGTTTCACAAAAATTATCCAAAGGTATCAATACGAGATCTAATCTTTGTTGTTTTCGATCCATGGCTTGCATCCATACActttaaatatacaaaataaacacTATTATCTCGAAcattatctttctttttttttgtcatttactATTTGGAATCTGGAGTCCATCCAACTCTAACAATATACTCCAACCAAGGCAACACCACCGACATTGAGTATGGtagattttttaaacatatttcgcTTATTTGCAGCGATTCGTTCAAAACAAATTgaaccatttttaattttgattttgcattGGGTGTGCCAGCTCTTGGAAAACGATATTCTTCCAATTCACCAACTACAGCTTGAGATGATGGGAATGTGAATAAACCCACATCTGATTCATCGACTTCTTCATAAACTATTCGATAGATTCCATCtgaaatatatttattatttttagaaacaaaaacttttcgagtttttttttttttttttttttgaagaaaaagaacaaaccTTCAGAATTTGGTTGCCACCAATAACCTTGATAACGACTAAACTCTTCTTGCATTACATACGATGGCACTCCAGCACTTAGAGGATCATCTGCAAATGATCTCCGGCCATCATGAGCGAAGGTTAAACGTTCTTCGTGGCAACTCAAGGTGTGTGTAACCCAGATATCACCACCACTTATGTAAGCTATTAAATCCGAATTTTGTGGACATATTTGTGGATCAAGGGCGGCCCAAGCCGGACACGTTCGCAATTGTGTTGGAAACAATGGAGCAggctaaagtaaaaataaaattacaattcAAGCGTTACAGTGGCGGTGGTAACAATAACAACTTACATTATATCCTGTATCCAGACATTGGAACAAATCACTCAAAACCGGAAACACAATTTTCCCACTGGGTTTGTGTAATTCGTAGGATGTGATGCCCCAAGTTGATAATCTCTTTCTTTCTTGCAACAATTGAAATTCTCTGGAACATACATTGCTGCCGGCAACAGATGATATTGATTGTTCCAACACTAGATTCCAATTGAGTCTAATAAGAGGAAGCAACAAATGAATGTTGTTATTAtcttagtctaagagcccacagcaaattttggaagTGGAGATATAACCAAAATTTGGAGTATGCAGTtgtatagccttatgcgttctaataatgaattcaaaagtctggcagctttaaatcgcggctttatattGGTTTCAGGGGATTGAAAAATGTGATATATGTAAGTAGGCTAAATTcacactattttatattttgtatacagcaactgatgctctgtcattttccctaagcctgaagacatcaatcttgacgttgcgatttttttgttttgttattttgaattcaaaactctcCAAAAAAAGAGCTGATATggttaaaaagcttatatcttgattTCTATTTGTCGTATCACCGAGATTAAGGTATTGAGGCTTAagggaaatgacagagcatcattccttatattcagaatgtaAATTTTTGCTTAATTGATTGATTGTTATTTGGGGTGTAAAATGCACTGCGACCTATAACATCTGTTGTGCCCCCCCATTTAGGCTATCTGAGTTAGTTCTTCATTTTATAGCTCCTCCTCTAAACTAATTCTTTTCGGGATATTGAGCATTTGGAGTATTTTCATAGACTCTTCGACCTGGTAGCAAGCCAGGTGTTTGAATCTTTGGTGTATTAGTGCATTGCAACTACCCAGAATGTGATCTGGTGAAGAGAGTGACCTTGTTTATTTTGCAAGTTCATTAAGTTTTCCTATACACTCCGATACTAGTTTGGTGTTCATTTCGTAGGATTTAAGTGCTTTTATTTCTGCAGTAGTTTTGTACAAAGTTATAGGTTGTGACCATGGCATCTCTTGGAAAGTCAAGGAAGTTTTCTTCTGACGATCTGAATATTTGTCTGTTGCCTATGCATTTTCCAGTCCCAGTTCCTTCTTTGGCAAATCTCATGATAGCTCCCTTAGCAGCACTTTCAATAACTATGTGGAGTGAAGTTAAGCCTAGAATAACCTCCATTGCTGCTGTAGGGCATGTTCTCATAGCCCCGGTGATTTTTGCTTACTTAAGCCGTGTTtcattggtactcagtattttactgagtaaagaTTTTATGCTGTAAACGAAAACAtttgattacttttattt encodes:
- the LOC129920060 gene encoding dipeptidyl peptidase 9 — its product is MDSSSSVAHHHRNRQQQSHDPPPPSSYILLDGIVVGNHIGNRVMVSNSGSTTHSAGQPPPGLSGGAGGGGGSQNTKKSWSELTAVVNDQRKQVANLSSMVPMDVNFRTLSDGRIRIYFLSTPPNAWETTLLSTDIHFNEPSSPAKRLNWNLVLEQSISSVAGSNVCSREFQLLQERKRLSTWGITSYELHKPSGKIVFPVLSDLFQCLDTGYNPAPLFPTQLRTCPAWAALDPQICPQNSDLIAYISGGDIWVTHTLSCHEERLTFAHDGRRSFADDPLSAGVPSYVMQEEFSRYQGYWWQPNSEDGIYRIVYEEVDESDVGLFTFPSSQAVVGELEEYRFPRAGTPNAKSKLKMVQFVLNESLQISEICLKNLPYSMSVVLPWLEYIVRVGWTPDSKYVWMQAMDRKQQRLDLVLIPLDNFCETYSSTASSPSGSADHSWKSSYSRSISPLQILYSQQTDTWINVHDLLYFLEITDTTVTFLWASEETGFRHLYLITSSISGTTAVNGCKDNAMQNENLESHNASTLIPILINKVAITSGDWEVLGRNLWVDKAQQLVYFLGLRETPLEKHLYVVSLQRPEHIRLLTEPGYSYQIEFDEECKLMMQVYCNIQRLPSCKVVKVSQTCQSGGVNGIQLIPMGYLHEGGQPEAQYCPQIYRPKLPSGDVVYAMVFKPHNFQLGVKYPTVLNVYGGPEVQTVNNTFKGMRQLRMHMLAAQGYCVICIDSRGSRHRGIKFESHIRCRMGTVELKDQVYGLRILAEQLGYIDMNRVAIHGWSYGGYLSLMGLAQFPEIFKVAIAGAPVTNWEFYDTGYTERYMDLPQNNQHGYTMGSVLNYVHSFPDEDNRLLIIHGLIDENVHFYHTSQLITALVKANKPHQLQVYPNERHSLRNLESSKHYETKLLSFLQNNL